One segment of Ureibacillus thermophilus DNA contains the following:
- a CDS encoding thioredoxin family protein, which produces MKEITSVEQFNEIISKNEPVIVKFYATWCPDCTRMNMFIDPIIEKYNQYEWYEINRDNFPELAEKYQVLGIPSLLIYKNGEKLEHLHSANAKTPDDVTQFLDAQNI; this is translated from the coding sequence ATGAAAGAAATTACGTCTGTTGAACAATTTAATGAAATCATTAGCAAAAACGAGCCTGTCATCGTCAAATTTTATGCGACATGGTGCCCTGACTGCACACGCATGAATATGTTCATCGATCCAATCATCGAAAAATATAACCAATACGAATGGTATGAAATCAACCGGGACAACTTTCCTGAACTTGCTGAAAAATATCAAGTGCTCGGAATTCCAAGTTTATTAATTTACAAAAATGGGGAAAAGCTTGAGCATTTACATAGCGCCAACGCCAAAACTCCGGATGATGTAACGCAATTTCTAGATGCTCAAAACATTTAA
- a CDS encoding YbfB/YjiJ family MFS transporter: MQKNLFTILLGGIFSLAIAMGIGRFSYTVILPYMQSAEKFSSSTAGFLATSNYFGYFVGAVLAGKMDLQNKKTLYLRISLLFSILTTAMMGLSSNIFIWYIIRFISGVASAFIFVLASSIVLDVLAKGDKSHLSGIFYSGVGVGIALSGIIVSPLHKAFEWQGTWIGLALLCLALFIFILLWVNDQKTIAKTESSSTSPSFQHPPSSWIKWLIIAYGLEGLGYIITGTFIVAIADESKSFLYDSATVWIVAGLAAIPSCILWSTFAKKAGYVLALICAMVLQGIGVFFPVLSENALSLYASAFLFGATFMGITTIATSLGRQILPVNSHRILGFLTASYALGQMIGPSIAGVLAAITNSHHYSLMGATFVIFIGALCLGSGLKYEKRNLA; encoded by the coding sequence TTGCAGAAAAATTTGTTCACGATTTTATTGGGGGGTATATTTTCATTAGCCATTGCCATGGGAATTGGGCGATTTTCCTATACGGTTATTTTGCCTTATATGCAATCAGCTGAAAAATTTTCAAGTTCCACTGCAGGATTTTTGGCAACAAGCAATTATTTTGGCTATTTTGTTGGCGCTGTCCTTGCAGGGAAAATGGATTTGCAAAATAAAAAAACATTATACTTACGAATCTCACTTCTTTTCAGTATTTTGACTACTGCCATGATGGGGCTTTCCAGCAACATTTTCATTTGGTACATCATCCGGTTTATCTCTGGTGTCGCGAGCGCCTTTATTTTCGTCCTCGCATCAAGCATTGTACTGGACGTCTTAGCAAAGGGGGACAAAAGCCATTTATCCGGAATTTTTTATAGCGGTGTTGGAGTCGGCATTGCTTTAAGCGGCATCATTGTTTCTCCATTGCATAAAGCCTTTGAATGGCAGGGAACTTGGATCGGTCTTGCCCTTTTATGTCTGGCACTATTCATTTTTATTCTATTATGGGTCAATGATCAAAAAACAATTGCCAAGACGGAATCCAGCAGTACTTCTCCATCTTTTCAACATCCTCCATCCAGCTGGATTAAGTGGCTCATCATCGCTTATGGATTGGAAGGGCTTGGCTATATCATTACAGGCACCTTTATCGTGGCCATTGCCGATGAATCAAAGTCTTTTTTATATGATTCTGCCACGGTTTGGATTGTTGCTGGACTTGCTGCTATTCCTTCCTGCATCCTTTGGTCTACCTTTGCGAAAAAAGCAGGATATGTTCTTGCACTCATTTGTGCTATGGTTCTCCAAGGAATTGGAGTATTTTTCCCAGTTCTTTCGGAAAATGCTTTATCCCTTTACGCTAGTGCCTTTCTATTTGGGGCAACTTTTATGGGAATCACGACAATTGCCACATCCCTTGGAAGACAAATATTGCCAGTCAACAGCCACCGCATTCTCGGCTTTTTAACTGCCAGCTATGCATTGGGGCAAATGATTGGGCCCAGCATTGCCGGAGTGCTTGCAGCAATCACAAACAGCCATCATTACTCGCTCATGGGCGCTACGTTTGTTATTTTCATTGGAGCCCTTTGCCTTGGAAGCGGGTTGAAATATGAAAAAAGAAATCTAGCATAA
- a CDS encoding methyl-accepting chemotaxis protein produces the protein MIQVNYDTHRVHKINIVLTMILVFLICGPHVIEKGFQGSKLYVYAGVVIFLVSILMYFLPINKYVKGLLISLIPSIIIITLFLMDGFTLGKHYIIILSIAMVTLYFKKELILALGAFLDIAYLGIYFFYPEKLIGTNNNFVVIFFVMNAMVILLYLLTRWGRQLLEDAYQKEFEANELVKKLKETFSSVESATDLLDEHLTKFRGEIDSIYKSSKDIVQSAEQMGSGIQGEANSVMIINDSMTQSVERMDEIVSVSEEIMKKSENMNQKVQEGWNKINQVTDYMDSVGTTISNTKITVSDLQESLEQVNALLVSIRDIADQTNLLALNAAIESARAGEHGKGFAIVAEEVRKLAEQSAQITKNIQIVTKELFNKSKEAQEKSTQGETAITEGRRLLNDIAIFFDEIKNTYSEIYEALIMEKSEIERAKDNFFVIQNQIENVSAISQENAAVTEEIISTLENEHELIASINQSIIEINELSKKLREMTKS, from the coding sequence GTGATTCAAGTTAATTATGACACCCATAGAGTTCACAAAATTAATATTGTTTTGACTATGATTTTAGTTTTTTTAATTTGTGGGCCTCATGTCATAGAAAAGGGGTTTCAAGGAAGCAAATTATATGTTTATGCAGGAGTTGTAATCTTCCTAGTATCAATACTTATGTATTTTCTGCCCATTAACAAATATGTAAAGGGTTTATTAATTTCATTAATTCCGAGTATTATAATTATTACACTCTTTTTAATGGATGGTTTTACTTTAGGGAAACATTATATCATTATCCTTTCGATTGCAATGGTTACTCTCTATTTCAAAAAAGAGTTGATTTTGGCATTAGGCGCATTTTTGGACATCGCTTATCTTGGCATCTATTTCTTTTATCCTGAAAAATTGATAGGGACGAACAACAATTTTGTCGTGATCTTTTTTGTAATGAATGCTATGGTGATTTTGCTATACTTATTGACTCGATGGGGCAGACAGCTGCTTGAAGATGCCTATCAAAAAGAGTTTGAAGCAAATGAGCTTGTAAAGAAATTAAAAGAAACTTTCTCTTCCGTAGAATCGGCTACCGATTTATTGGACGAGCATCTTACAAAGTTTCGCGGTGAAATTGACAGCATTTATAAATCCAGCAAAGATATTGTTCAATCAGCGGAACAAATGGGCTCTGGAATTCAAGGAGAAGCAAATAGCGTAATGATCATCAATGATTCGATGACCCAGTCAGTTGAAAGAATGGATGAAATTGTTTCAGTCTCTGAAGAAATAATGAAAAAATCGGAAAATATGAACCAAAAAGTGCAGGAAGGCTGGAATAAAATTAATCAAGTAACAGATTACATGGATTCGGTAGGAACGACAATCAGCAATACGAAAATTACGGTTTCTGATTTGCAAGAGAGCTTGGAGCAAGTGAACGCGCTCTTAGTTAGTATTCGAGATATTGCTGACCAGACAAATTTATTGGCGCTGAATGCGGCCATTGAATCAGCCCGAGCCGGAGAGCATGGCAAAGGCTTTGCCATTGTTGCCGAAGAGGTAAGAAAACTGGCAGAACAAAGCGCACAAATTACGAAAAATATTCAAATCGTTACAAAAGAGCTATTCAACAAATCGAAAGAAGCGCAGGAAAAATCAACTCAGGGCGAGACAGCGATAACAGAGGGAAGAAGGCTCCTAAATGATATTGCTATCTTTTTTGATGAAATCAAAAATACTTATTCAGAAATCTATGAAGCATTAATCATGGAAAAGTCGGAAATTGAACGGGCCAAAGATAATTTCTTTGTTATTCAAAATCAAATCGAAAACGTTTCCGCTATTTCGCAGGAAAATGCCGCCGTTACAGAAGAAATTATATCCACTTTAGAAAATGAACATGAATTGATCGCTTCCATCAATCAATCCATTATTGAGATTAATGAATTAAGCAAAAAATTGAGAGAAATGACAAAAAGCTGA
- a CDS encoding C39 family peptidase, which yields MKKLIQLQGFSQYDDGIQPPYRNSACGPTTIYVILKYLFGQDIAKDVNTLYRLLGTTKIGLFRWKLIKNLQHYLGTDYIVKKCSLKQALKQIDEGRPVAAKFDKYFTFHWKTKPTFKYHWVPLIGYEILDGELFLIVHDNGGINRESQIRKVPYGKNYKVLSFVKIEPRNSEWGI from the coding sequence ATGAAAAAGTTGATTCAGCTGCAAGGCTTTTCTCAATATGATGATGGAATTCAACCGCCCTACCGGAATTCCGCCTGTGGTCCAACTACAATCTACGTCATATTAAAGTATTTATTTGGACAAGACATCGCCAAGGATGTCAATACCCTTTATAGACTTTTAGGAACTACAAAAATCGGGTTGTTTCGTTGGAAGCTCATAAAAAATTTGCAGCACTATTTAGGGACGGACTATATTGTAAAAAAATGCTCCTTAAAGCAAGCATTGAAACAAATTGATGAAGGCCGGCCCGTTGCAGCAAAATTTGATAAATACTTCACTTTCCACTGGAAAACAAAGCCAACTTTTAAATATCATTGGGTTCCGTTGATTGGGTATGAAATTTTAGATGGGGAGCTTTTTTTAATCGTTCATGATAATGGGGGAATCAACCGAGAAAGCCAAATTCGAAAAGTTCCATATGGAAAAAACTACAAGGTGCTAAGTTTCGTAAAAATTGAGCCGAGGAACAGTGAATGGGGCATTTGA
- a CDS encoding 5'-3' exonuclease — translation MKHQPHILVIDGMALLFRSFYATSVMGHYQYLPDGRPTNGVQGFARHVLTAQSIVKPSHLVICWDMGTHTFRNELFDGYKANRTNPPEELIPQFDMAMEVAEWIGWKNIGEAGMEADDCIGSIVEKWKEEANITIISGDKDLLQLLNPATEIAFTKKGYSEYDVYTMERFKEEYAIDPHQFVDVKAFMGDASDGYPGVKGIGPKTALQLIQKYGSVDGVLRHLDELKPSQRNKIAENMEMLKLSYQLASIQRNVAINATLEEFIVPTYSSAAFDELAKKGFTSIAKHAYSLFS, via the coding sequence ATGAAACATCAACCACATATATTAGTGATTGACGGAATGGCTCTTTTATTCCGTTCTTTTTATGCCACAAGCGTGATGGGCCATTATCAATATTTGCCGGATGGAAGACCTACAAATGGCGTGCAAGGATTTGCAAGGCATGTATTGACTGCCCAATCCATTGTGAAGCCGAGTCATCTTGTCATTTGTTGGGATATGGGAACGCATACTTTCCGCAATGAGCTGTTTGACGGATATAAAGCCAATCGAACTAATCCCCCGGAAGAATTAATTCCGCAGTTTGACATGGCAATGGAAGTGGCTGAATGGATTGGCTGGAAAAATATTGGAGAAGCGGGAATGGAAGCGGATGATTGCATCGGCTCCATCGTCGAGAAATGGAAGGAAGAAGCGAATATCACGATCATCAGCGGAGATAAAGATTTATTGCAATTGTTGAATCCGGCGACGGAAATTGCTTTTACGAAAAAAGGATATTCCGAGTATGATGTGTATACAATGGAACGGTTTAAAGAGGAATATGCCATCGACCCCCATCAATTTGTGGACGTTAAGGCGTTCATGGGCGATGCAAGCGACGGATATCCTGGGGTGAAAGGCATCGGACCAAAAACAGCGCTGCAGCTCATTCAAAAATATGGTTCTGTTGATGGAGTACTGCGGCATTTAGATGAATTAAAACCGAGCCAGCGAAACAAAATTGCGGAGAATATGGAAATGTTAAAATTGTCCTATCAATTAGCTTCCATTCAACGAAATGTTGCAATCAATGCTACTTTAGAAGAATTCATTGTACCGACATACTCATCAGCCGCTTTCGATGAGTTGGCAAAGAAGGGTTTCACGTCAATTGCGAAACATGCATATTCCTTATTTTCATAA
- a CDS encoding ABC1 kinase family protein yields the protein MSTINALLQILFVSIIIFFISGRLIGSNVNLFRRVLSVIISVSFTTFVFWYTYVREHPHYGDEGGVVSVATLLWIGSMLLISMLIYLFFELFDPIALDENSGRYSEKKSIFRKAINYWRYQKRLRAVVKAAVTNGITRTVKYARNRDTDRHLAIALRATLEESGGIFIKFGQVLSTRKELFSPVFIEELKKLQQKVSPMPIEEVHRVLKENYPQGMDEVFSFFEEKPLAAASIGQVHRAVLKNTHEEVVVKILRPQVKTIMREDLNILLDFADWITAKSQWAESLGFKALAQGFANSMKEETDFSIEARNMIQIRNILKQSKLGVKIPKVYEEYSNENILVMEYVKGVSIAELDKYDFSVYIDRHEVARKLIDSYLEQAMVSGIFHADPHPGNIAVNPETGELILLDFGAVCRLSGQQLEGLKLFFIGIQQSDPAILYDAISLLIKNKDEIDRQELEQAIGQILLKISYVNKVPTDEIIYSIFTVIRESGLQFYSPVSLALRVIVTLDGTLNLIDSSINIFEEAKEFMNQFLKASIRKPIQEPVETMQKVQEELALLIPNLRKIPRRFDQFIRKIEDGKVILHHDIFSDKTNAKFVTQLFSKFVLLMVGITFGFISTALLAISQFIETAYAIYLNTAAYLGLFLCAILLVRLSIQAIRDMKRRD from the coding sequence ATGAGTACAATCAATGCATTGCTTCAAATACTGTTTGTTTCAATTATTATCTTTTTTATTAGCGGAAGGCTTATTGGTTCCAACGTAAATTTATTTCGAAGAGTACTGTCTGTCATTATCAGTGTCTCATTCACTACCTTCGTTTTTTGGTATACGTATGTACGGGAACATCCGCACTATGGAGACGAGGGTGGCGTCGTAAGTGTTGCTACCTTATTATGGATTGGCAGCATGCTATTGATTTCCATGCTGATTTATTTATTTTTTGAGCTTTTTGACCCGATTGCGCTGGATGAAAACTCAGGGCGGTATTCAGAGAAAAAATCGATTTTTCGAAAAGCCATCAATTATTGGCGTTATCAAAAACGGTTGCGGGCGGTTGTTAAAGCAGCTGTTACGAATGGAATTACAAGAACCGTTAAATATGCCAGAAACCGGGATACAGACAGGCATCTCGCCATTGCTTTAAGGGCCACCCTTGAAGAGAGCGGTGGTATTTTTATTAAATTTGGACAAGTCTTATCCACACGGAAAGAATTATTTTCACCAGTTTTTATTGAGGAATTAAAAAAGTTGCAGCAAAAAGTGTCTCCGATGCCAATAGAGGAAGTCCATAGGGTGTTAAAAGAAAATTATCCTCAAGGGATGGATGAGGTGTTTTCTTTTTTTGAAGAGAAACCGCTGGCTGCTGCTTCCATCGGTCAAGTGCATCGAGCAGTCTTAAAAAATACTCATGAAGAAGTGGTCGTCAAAATTTTGCGGCCCCAAGTAAAAACTATCATGCGCGAAGATTTAAATATATTATTGGATTTTGCTGATTGGATTACAGCCAAATCTCAATGGGCGGAAAGTTTGGGATTTAAAGCGTTGGCACAAGGGTTTGCCAATTCCATGAAAGAAGAAACGGACTTTTCTATAGAAGCCCGCAATATGATTCAAATCCGAAATATATTGAAGCAAAGTAAATTGGGTGTAAAAATTCCAAAGGTTTATGAGGAATATAGCAATGAGAATATTTTAGTGATGGAATATGTAAAGGGTGTCAGCATTGCGGAATTAGACAAATATGATTTTTCGGTATATATTGACAGGCATGAAGTGGCAAGAAAACTCATTGATTCCTATTTAGAACAAGCTATGGTTTCAGGAATATTTCATGCCGACCCGCACCCTGGAAATATTGCGGTAAATCCGGAAACAGGAGAGCTCATTCTACTTGATTTTGGGGCAGTTTGCCGGTTATCAGGACAGCAGTTGGAGGGGCTCAAACTATTTTTCATCGGCATTCAGCAGTCGGACCCTGCCATTTTATATGACGCCATTTCCTTATTAATCAAAAATAAAGATGAAATTGACCGGCAAGAATTAGAGCAAGCCATTGGACAAATTTTATTAAAAATTTCTTATGTGAATAAAGTTCCAACAGATGAAATCATATATTCAATTTTTACAGTGATTCGGGAATCGGGATTGCAATTTTATTCGCCGGTGAGTCTTGCATTGCGTGTGATTGTGACTTTAGATGGCACATTAAATTTAATTGATTCTAGCATCAATATTTTTGAAGAAGCAAAAGAATTCATGAATCAATTTCTGAAAGCTTCCATCAGAAAACCGATTCAAGAGCCGGTAGAAACAATGCAAAAAGTACAGGAAGAATTGGCGCTGTTAATCCCGAACTTGCGGAAAATTCCGAGACGGTTTGATCAATTCATACGGAAAATAGAAGATGGAAAAGTCATTTTGCATCATGACATTTTCTCGGATAAAACAAATGCTAAATTCGTTACGCAGTTGTTTTCAAAATTCGTTTTATTAATGGTGGGCATTACTTTTGGATTTATTTCCACAGCCCTTCTTGCTATATCCCAATTTATCGAAACAGCCTATGCCATTTATTTAAACACCGCTGCGTATCTCGGATTGTTTTTATGTGCGATTTTGCTTGTTCGTTTATCTATTCAAGCCATTCGGGATATGAAGCGGAGAGATTAA
- a CDS encoding metallophosphoesterase — protein MDKVFAIGDIHGSYHLLNKILDYWNPEEELLVFLGDYIDRGNESLQVLRKVMELSEAHKVITLSGNHEQLFLNWLKKPKVMTDFYFAPKVGGLSTIQSFLSALPQQPSLDDLSAEEIVDIIKTNFADELEFLKNLRLYYYWKPYVFVHAGINAEVEDFLETGADDFLWIREEFTKVPHKAEEIIVFGHTPTIFLNEDGSSKVWVSPCRKKIGIDGGGDIYKGGKIHGVRLHKHSPQVEVYSANGEEIVTNQFSL, from the coding sequence ATGGATAAAGTATTTGCCATTGGAGATATACATGGAAGTTATCATTTGCTGAACAAAATATTGGATTATTGGAACCCAGAGGAAGAACTTCTCGTTTTTTTAGGTGACTACATAGACCGCGGAAATGAGAGTTTGCAAGTTTTGCGGAAAGTGATGGAACTTTCGGAAGCGCATAAGGTGATTACGTTAAGCGGAAATCATGAACAATTATTTTTGAACTGGCTAAAAAAACCAAAAGTGATGACTGATTTTTATTTTGCTCCTAAAGTCGGCGGATTAAGCACCATCCAAAGTTTTCTTTCTGCACTGCCTCAACAGCCTTCTTTAGATGATTTAAGTGCTGAAGAAATAGTTGACATCATTAAAACCAATTTTGCGGATGAATTGGAATTTTTAAAAAATCTCCGTTTGTATTATTACTGGAAGCCTTATGTGTTTGTACATGCAGGAATCAATGCAGAAGTGGAAGATTTTTTAGAAACAGGTGCTGATGATTTTCTTTGGATTCGCGAAGAATTTACAAAAGTGCCTCACAAAGCGGAGGAAATTATCGTCTTTGGCCATACACCTACCATTTTTTTAAATGAAGATGGTTCAAGCAAAGTTTGGGTTTCCCCTTGCCGCAAAAAAATCGGCATTGATGGCGGCGGCGATATTTATAAAGGCGGAAAAATTCATGGAGTTCGTTTACATAAACATTCTCCACAAGTTGAAGTGTATTCGGCAAATGGGGAAGAGATTGTCACCAATCAATTTTCTTTATAG
- a CDS encoding B12-binding domain-containing radical SAM protein: MIIILTTLNAKYIHTNLAIRYLKAYARPEFDPAIVEFTIKEPTLNIVTELYQRKPDVVGFSCYIWNIEETIKVIQMLKAVSPKTKIVLGGPEVSYDVPYWLRRLEGLVDFIIMGEGEYSFKQLLKFLHEEIPLEEVPGIAYLKDGKMNIHPQPKKIDLREMPSPFRFEEDRDSISNRIQYIETSRGCPFSCQFCLSSIEVGVRYFDREKIKDDIRYLMANGAKTIKFVDRTFNISRRYAMDMFQFLIDEHVPGVVFQFEITADIMRPEVIQFLNENAPGGLFRFEIGVQSTNDLTNELVKRKQNFEKLKRTVTMVKEGGKIDQHLDLIAGLPEEDYASFRKTFNDVFEMRPEELQLGFLKLLRGTGLRIEAEKFGYTYVDIAPYEILSNNVLSFDDIIRIKQAEDVLEKYWNTHRMDDTVEYLVTEVFETPFDFFQNFGAFWEEKGWSRIGHQLEDLFTRLDEFLRTLPNVNLGIVHSLMKLDFLSKQQFHPRKLWWEERIQKEELKAINKRLSEKPEIAGEEFAQMQVNEKELVKHSLIVPFNIDYEEYKKGNIVEKDTYLFVFFRQGNSPYLATFPKSVIKE; encoded by the coding sequence ATGATTATTATTCTCACAACATTGAATGCCAAATACATTCATACAAACTTGGCTATCCGTTATTTAAAGGCCTATGCCAGACCGGAGTTTGATCCGGCAATTGTCGAGTTTACAATAAAAGAGCCGACGTTGAATATCGTGACAGAACTTTATCAGCGAAAACCGGATGTAGTAGGTTTTAGCTGCTATATTTGGAACATCGAAGAAACGATTAAAGTCATTCAAATGCTGAAAGCCGTGAGTCCTAAAACGAAAATTGTTTTAGGCGGCCCTGAAGTTTCTTACGATGTCCCTTATTGGCTTCGCCGATTAGAAGGGCTTGTGGATTTCATCATTATGGGGGAAGGAGAATATTCCTTTAAACAATTGCTTAAATTTTTACATGAAGAAATCCCATTGGAAGAAGTGCCAGGCATTGCATACTTGAAGGACGGCAAGATGAACATCCATCCACAACCGAAAAAAATCGACTTGCGGGAAATGCCGAGCCCTTTCCGTTTTGAGGAAGACCGGGATTCCATTTCAAACCGGATCCAATATATTGAAACGAGCCGCGGATGCCCATTCAGCTGCCAATTTTGCTTATCATCTATTGAAGTGGGTGTTCGTTATTTTGACAGAGAAAAAATTAAAGACGACATTCGTTATTTAATGGCCAATGGTGCAAAAACCATCAAGTTCGTTGACCGCACGTTTAACATCAGCCGCCGCTATGCAATGGATATGTTCCAATTTTTGATTGATGAACATGTACCCGGCGTGGTGTTCCAGTTTGAGATTACGGCAGACATCATGCGTCCGGAAGTCATTCAATTTTTAAATGAAAATGCACCAGGTGGACTCTTCCGTTTTGAAATCGGCGTTCAATCCACAAATGATTTAACAAATGAACTAGTCAAACGGAAACAAAACTTCGAAAAATTAAAAAGAACGGTCACAATGGTGAAAGAAGGAGGAAAAATAGACCAGCATTTGGATTTGATCGCCGGGCTTCCGGAAGAAGATTACGCAAGCTTCCGCAAAACGTTCAACGATGTGTTCGAGATGCGCCCGGAAGAGCTGCAACTTGGTTTCCTGAAATTGTTGAGAGGTACCGGTTTACGAATCGAAGCGGAAAAGTTCGGGTATACATACGTGGATATTGCACCTTATGAAATCTTATCGAATAACGTGTTGAGCTTCGATGATATCATCCGCATTAAGCAGGCGGAAGATGTGCTTGAAAAATATTGGAACACCCATCGGATGGACGACACGGTTGAATATTTGGTGACGGAAGTTTTTGAAACGCCATTCGATTTCTTCCAAAACTTCGGTGCGTTCTGGGAAGAAAAAGGCTGGTCCAGAATCGGGCATCAACTGGAGGACTTGTTTACAAGATTGGATGAATTTTTGCGGACTTTGCCTAATGTAAACTTGGGAATTGTCCATAGTTTAATGAAACTCGATTTCTTATCAAAACAGCAATTCCATCCTCGAAAACTATGGTGGGAAGAACGGATTCAAAAGGAAGAATTGAAAGCGATCAACAAACGGTTGAGCGAAAAGCCGGAAATCGCCGGAGAAGAATTTGCCCAAATGCAAGTGAATGAGAAGGAACTAGTAAAACACTCCCTCATCGTCCCTTTCAACATCGACTACGAGGAATACAAAAAAGGAAACATTGTGGAAAAGGACACGTATTTATTCGTCTTCTTTAGACAAGGAAATTCCCCATACTTGGCAACCTTTCCAAAAAGCGTGATAAAAGAATAA
- a CDS encoding DUF554 domain-containing protein, which yields MIGTIVNTICILVGSIVGSVLKKGIKEEYQSALFTAMGFAATALGINAVVQNMPNSKYPVLFIASLSIGGLIGTIIDFDGRFKKVVDRFSKTDLSKGLSTAILLFCIGTLSILGPVESALHHNHTYLFTNATLDLVTSMALAATYGIGIAFAAVVLFCWQGSIFLCAKYIEPFLTNELMTEVSIVGGILILSSGLSILGIKDNKSLNMLPALFVPVLWFIILAFIK from the coding sequence ATGATCGGTACAATCGTCAATACCATTTGTATTCTGGTTGGAAGTATTGTGGGAAGCGTATTGAAAAAGGGAATCAAAGAGGAATACCAGTCCGCATTGTTTACGGCAATGGGTTTTGCTGCAACAGCTTTGGGCATTAATGCGGTGGTCCAAAATATGCCCAACAGTAAATACCCGGTATTATTTATCGCCAGTTTATCCATCGGTGGATTAATTGGAACGATTATTGATTTTGATGGAAGGTTTAAAAAGGTTGTTGATCGTTTTTCAAAAACGGATTTAAGCAAAGGTTTGTCTACAGCAATCTTGCTGTTTTGTATAGGCACTTTATCAATTTTAGGACCTGTGGAAAGCGCATTGCATCATAATCATACATATTTATTTACTAATGCTACTCTCGATTTAGTAACTTCGATGGCGCTCGCGGCTACTTACGGAATCGGCATTGCGTTTGCGGCGGTTGTATTGTTTTGCTGGCAAGGTTCGATTTTTTTATGCGCCAAATATATTGAGCCGTTTTTAACAAATGAGCTTATGACGGAAGTTTCGATTGTGGGAGGTATATTAATTTTAAGTTCAGGTTTGTCGATTTTAGGCATCAAAGACAATAAATCATTAAATATGTTGCCGGCTCTCTTTGTGCCAGTCCTTTGGTTTATTATTTTAGCTTTCATTAAGTAA
- the bioD gene encoding dethiobiotin synthase, whose translation MNHFWVVGTDTDVGKTFITTLMMRYLQRTGYKVVPYKPVQTGEVKIGDKTYYYDTTTYLNYSLQPLSPESINSYSFPVPASPHYAAELEGEWISGATILNKINQLMKEYDAVICEGAGGLYVPLQPHTTLTLLDIIQRSKLPVVLVTHPKLGTINHTLLSLGALNSRGIEVLGIVINRFGHSPIEENNIQTLQRFIPDKPFVVVEENRTIDSFDEEMIFERLIKRDLLRTSES comes from the coding sequence TTGAACCATTTTTGGGTCGTCGGAACAGACACAGATGTCGGAAAAACCTTTATTACAACATTAATGATGCGTTATTTGCAAAGAACAGGATATAAAGTCGTTCCTTATAAGCCGGTTCAGACGGGTGAGGTCAAAATTGGGGATAAAACCTACTATTACGATACAACTACTTACTTAAATTATAGTTTGCAACCATTGTCACCTGAATCGATCAATTCTTATTCTTTCCCTGTCCCCGCCTCTCCCCATTACGCAGCAGAACTTGAGGGAGAATGGATCAGTGGAGCAACGATACTCAATAAAATCAATCAATTGATGAAAGAATATGATGCTGTTATTTGCGAAGGTGCCGGAGGGCTTTATGTGCCTCTGCAGCCCCATACTACTTTGACCCTGCTGGACATCATACAGCGCTCGAAACTGCCGGTCGTATTAGTAACACACCCAAAACTCGGCACGATCAATCACACATTATTATCCCTCGGAGCTCTAAACTCAAGAGGAATTGAAGTGCTTGGAATCGTCATCAACCGATTCGGACATAGTCCAATCGAAGAAAATAATATTCAAACTTTGCAACGTTTTATTCCTGATAAACCCTTTGTCGTTGTTGAAGAAAATAGAACAATTGATAGTTTTGATGAAGAAATGATTTTTGAAAGGCTGATTAAGCGTGATTTACTCAGAACTTCAGAATCTTGA